A region from the Azospirillaceae bacterium genome encodes:
- a CDS encoding lysozyme inhibitor LprI family protein: MNHLPFLITAVSLLSVTAQAATPGPSFDCAAANRPAEKAICADAKLAALDAEIAALYKTAQAKAGPAAEALKIEQRRWLQGRDGLFVQDGRVLDTQGQIGVAKNSLPGWLTARRAALSVLASQKAPLPICERVAATFRILRNANGGIPDGTLEDRLRTAGLLFEPAPEKPLSTGQVAQMFRMARELRDEIGSDDGHVDVIGKNYAIAQIYVTGKASEACTNFIVFQRGADGGLQALPLPDGTEDGFCDYGLHDNGFDMLTLAGDAANHPALVTWNKESLSIRQAEGAQWGDTCDIDVTYAKDYSLTISACDVDEASCQALKKHAVEWSRIFGEPEPDTPGPGPGHRFPGLEATAIQVDETMMHNPVLNAFPSLEGWSYSQVEGGPHYLWRGPKEALVVGISALTTSHGDPIDDLLISVWRQAGEKWVPAAALITSPEDVGAPTVKAAVTPAQMLKP; this comes from the coding sequence GTGAATCACCTCCCTTTCCTGATCACCGCCGTCTCGCTCCTTTCCGTCACGGCGCAAGCGGCCACCCCAGGCCCTAGCTTCGACTGTGCCGCCGCCAACAGGCCGGCAGAGAAAGCAATCTGCGCCGACGCCAAGCTTGCGGCCCTGGATGCGGAAATCGCTGCCCTCTACAAGACGGCACAGGCCAAGGCCGGCCCGGCGGCCGAAGCGCTGAAAATCGAACAGCGGCGGTGGCTGCAAGGTCGGGACGGCCTGTTCGTCCAGGACGGGCGGGTCCTGGATACCCAGGGACAGATCGGGGTGGCCAAGAACAGTTTGCCCGGTTGGCTGACCGCCCGCCGCGCCGCCCTGTCCGTGCTGGCATCCCAAAAGGCACCGCTGCCGATCTGTGAACGGGTCGCGGCTACTTTCCGCATCCTGCGCAACGCCAACGGCGGCATTCCGGACGGCACGCTGGAGGACCGATTGCGGACGGCCGGCCTCCTTTTCGAGCCCGCGCCTGAAAAGCCCTTATCGACCGGGCAAGTGGCGCAGATGTTCCGTATGGCCCGCGAACTGCGCGATGAGATTGGAAGTGACGATGGCCACGTGGATGTGATTGGCAAAAACTATGCCATCGCGCAGATTTACGTCACGGGCAAGGCCTCGGAGGCTTGCACCAACTTCATCGTCTTCCAGCGTGGGGCGGATGGCGGGTTGCAAGCCCTGCCCCTGCCGGACGGAACCGAGGACGGCTTCTGTGACTACGGCCTGCACGACAACGGCTTTGACATGCTCACCCTGGCAGGGGACGCCGCCAACCATCCAGCCCTGGTCACGTGGAACAAAGAAAGCCTGAGCATCCGCCAAGCCGAAGGCGCGCAATGGGGCGACACCTGCGACATCGACGTCACCTACGCCAAAGATTATTCCCTGACGATATCCGCCTGCGACGTGGATGAGGCCAGTTGCCAGGCTCTGAAGAAGCATGCCGTGGAATGGTCCCGCATCTTCGGCGAACCGGAACCCGATACCCCGGGTCCCGGCCCAGGCCATCGCTTCCCCGGTTTGGAGGCCACGGCCATCCAGGTGGACGAAACGATGATGCACAATCCGGTCCTGAATGCCTTTCCCAGCCTGGAAGGCTGGTCCTATTCCCAGGTGGAGGGCGGGCCCCATTATCTATGGCGGGGCCCCAAAGAGGCACTGGTGGTCGGCATCAGCGCCCTTACCACTTCCCACGGCGATCCGATTGATGATTTGCTGATCAGCGTCTGGCGCCAGGCGGGCGAAAAGTGGGTGCCCGCAGCCGCCCTCATCACCAGTCCCGAGGATGTCGGCGCACCCACGGTAAAGGCCGCCGTAACCCCGGCCCAGATGCTTAAGCCTTAG
- a CDS encoding lysozyme inhibitor LprI family protein — translation MPRFPPSLAAVPLLLWASGPHARTPTPSFDCAAATKPAEKVICADPKLAALDADIAQLYRQALAKAGPNAEAIKAEQRRWLAYRNLSCGAVQGPPPPDDSARGEVQSCLAKVLPFRRAALSVLADGTPFTPFCQRVANTLSAVRMPDGIVPKSGLDDQAIKAGLVHATTDDQELTPAWNHRLATYLEEMINGQVDLRRFGTPPAYMVLSTVGGSMSCQRFTWFKLNGPDVVVPLPPPEEADESTYCLSAGALSTSATAGEISTGVTGTAAFIVGENEITAATLRTRSLVNGAWADTCQVSAGYRTAYQVTEGGCTADTATCEALKGQLAGWATTVENSGWSKQASAKDAHKTFPSLPGITTGDLPPANSLNVAPEIAGWRASWPQFIDEAPLLTWRGPGRPLTLRLSHGTLGWREDSTYILGAWQDAGGKLTPVAGYVIALKRTAVNTIQVTPRP, via the coding sequence GTGCCCCGCTTCCCCCCCTCGCTCGCCGCCGTACCCCTGTTGCTGTGGGCCAGTGGGCCCCATGCCCGAACACCGACCCCCAGCTTCGACTGTGCGGCGGCAACCAAGCCGGCGGAGAAGGTCATCTGCGCCGATCCCAAGCTGGCCGCCCTGGATGCGGACATCGCGCAACTCTACCGGCAGGCGCTGGCCAAAGCCGGCCCGAATGCGGAGGCCATCAAGGCCGAACAGCGCCGGTGGCTGGCCTATCGCAACCTTTCCTGCGGCGCGGTCCAGGGCCCGCCGCCGCCGGACGATAGTGCGCGGGGGGAGGTTCAGTCTTGTTTGGCAAAGGTCTTGCCCTTCCGCCGGGCCGCCCTGTCCGTCCTGGCGGACGGCACGCCGTTCACCCCCTTCTGCCAACGGGTGGCCAATACCCTGAGCGCCGTGCGCATGCCCGACGGCATCGTGCCGAAGAGCGGCCTGGACGACCAGGCGATCAAAGCCGGCTTGGTGCACGCCACCACCGATGACCAGGAATTGACCCCGGCCTGGAACCACCGCTTGGCAACCTACCTGGAGGAGATGATCAACGGCCAGGTCGACCTACGCCGCTTCGGAACGCCACCCGCCTACATGGTGCTGTCGACTGTGGGTGGTTCCATGAGTTGCCAGCGCTTCACGTGGTTCAAACTGAACGGTCCGGACGTCGTGGTTCCCCTACCCCCGCCCGAAGAGGCCGACGAAAGCACCTATTGCTTGAGCGCCGGTGCCCTGTCCACCAGTGCCACGGCCGGCGAAATCAGCACGGGCGTCACCGGCACCGCCGCCTTCATCGTAGGCGAGAACGAGATCACCGCCGCCACCTTGCGCACCCGCAGCCTGGTGAACGGCGCATGGGCTGACACCTGCCAGGTCTCGGCCGGTTACCGCACGGCCTATCAGGTGACGGAAGGGGGATGCACCGCCGACACCGCCACTTGCGAGGCCCTGAAGGGACAACTGGCCGGTTGGGCCACGACGGTGGAGAACAGTGGCTGGAGCAAGCAAGCCAGTGCGAAGGACGCGCACAAGACCTTCCCATCCCTTCCCGGCATCACGACCGGCGACCTTCCCCCTGCCAACAGCCTGAACGTGGCGCCGGAGATAGCGGGATGGCGGGCCAGTTGGCCCCAGTTCATCGACGAAGCCCCGCTGCTTACCTGGCGTGGCCCCGGCCGGCCCCTGACCCTGCGCCTGTCCCACGGCACCCTGGGCTGGCGGGAGGACAGCACTTATATCCTGGGCGCCTGGCAGGACGCCGGGGGCAAGCTGACACCCGTCGCCGGCTATGTCATTGCCCTGAAACGAACGGCCGTGAATACGATCCAAGTCACGCCGCGCCCCTGA